The genomic DNA TATGCCTCAAACTTGCCCAATTTTTGCCGTCTTTCATTCCGCGCTACAAGCTTCGGTTAAGGTTAACGAAACCAATGGGGCGGTTTCGCGGGCCAACTGGTGCGGCTTTGCATCAAATTGCGGGCAGAAAGGTGGCCACCCGAGGCGAGATCGCAAGATGTTGTGGATGCTGCATAATCCAACGCAAGCGCCCTGTTGGAATGCCTCTGTTTGCCAGAATTGGTTGCGCCTCCAGGATAGCCCATCGCCATGGTCGAGCCGATGACCCTTGCCCCGCGGTGCAAGGCGGGTTGACATGGATCAAATCACATTCATGAATATGAATGTATAAATCGGGAAACTCGTTTAAGGAGACCCGACATGCAAACCCAGTCCCGCACGGGCTATGTGCCCCTCTATTTCCTTGCCGCTCTCGGCGCTGGCGGCCTAACCGTAACCTTCTTCCTCTACCTCATGTTTTGGGTGCCGCACCCCGGCCAGTCGGTGCCGGTGTTCGAAGATATCATGGCGGCCTTCGCCACAGGCACTCCGATTGAGCAGGCGATGATCGTCACCGCGTGGGTGGGAATCGCCATCTTCGCGTTCCAAATGTTCAAACTGCTGATCTGGAACCTGCGCACCCTCGCCCAATTCCGCCGCACAGAGGCCTATTCCAAGTTGCTGCACTCCAACGCGGGAACCCAACTCATGGCGGTGCCTCTGGCGCTGGCCATGGCAGTGAACGGCAGCTTCATCCTCGGCCTGGTATTTGTGCCTGGTCTCTGGTCGGTGGTTGAATATCTCTTCCCGCTCGCCATGCTGGCCTTCTTGGCCATCGGCATCTACGGGCTCAAGCTCTACGGCGCCTTCCTTTCCGAAAGGCTGACCAAGGGCGGCTTCGATTGCGCCGCCAACAACAGCTTTGCACAGAAGCTTCCGGGCTTCGCCTTCGCCATGATCGGCGTCGGGCTCGCCGCCCCCGCTGCGATGAGCGCGGTCAAGGCCACGGTTGCGATTTCGCTGATGCTGTCGAGCTTCTTTATCCTCTTAGCCATCGTCATCGCTGCGGTCACGTTCCTGCTCGGCATGCGCGCGATGATGGAGCATGGCACCAACGCCGAGGCCGCGCCCACTCTCTGGGTCGCCATCCCGCTGCTGACGGTCATCGCCATTGCCTGGTTGCGGCAGGCCCATGGTCTGCACGTCCACTTCGATGTGCACAGCGGCCCGGCTTCCAGCTTCCTTCTGCTGCTGCCCCTGCTGGCGCTGCAACTCATCACCGCGCTCTTTGGCTGGGTCGTGCTCAAAGGGCACGGCTATTTCGGCCGCTTCGTTTCTGGCCCCGAGCGCTCGCCCGTTAGCTACGCGCTGGTTTGTCCCGGCGTCGCGCTCTCGGTGATGCTCCAATTCTTCGTGAACAAGGGCCTCGTCGGCTCGGGCGTGATCGAAAAGTTCTCGGCCGTCTATTGGGCGGCCACCGTACCGGCGTTGATCCTGCAGGTCGCCACCATCGCCCTCGTGCTCAAGCTCAATGCCAAGCACTTCGGTGGCGAGAAGACCCCGGTTGCACTGGTCGCCTGACCCGAGCCGCAAGACAAAAAGAAAGGGGGCCCAAAAGGCCCCCTTTCTCGTATCTGTGCCGGCTCGTCAGACCCAGGGCCGCGCCTGTGCGGCCTTCTCTTCGAAGCTTTCGATGCTTGCTGCCTTCTCAAGCGTCAGGCCGATGTCATCCAGCCCGTTCAGCAGGCAATGCTTCTTGAAGGCATCCAATTCGAAGGTCACCGTGCCGCCATCCGGTCCGGTGATCTCCTGCTTCTCAAGGTCAACCGTCACTACCGCATTGGCCCCGCGCTCGGCGTCGTCCATCAGCTTGTCGACGTCTTCCTGTGGCAGAACGATGGGCAAGATCCCGTTCTTGAAGCAGTTGTTATAGAAGATGTCGGCAAAGCTGGTGGAGATCACGCAGCGAATGCCAAAGTCGGCCAGCGCCCAGGGGGCGTGCTCGCGCGACGAGCCACAGCCGAAGTTGTCGCCCGCCACGATGATCTTGGCGTCGCGGTAGGCCGGCTTGTTCAGCACGAAATCTTCGATCTCGTTGCCCTGTCGGTCATAGCGCATCTCGTCGAAGAGGTTTACCCCGAGGCCCGACCGCTTGATCGTCTTCAGGAAGACCTTGGGGATGATCATGTCGGTGTCGATATTCACCAGCGGCATGGGCGCCGCGATGCCGGTGAGCTTGTCGAATTTTTCCATTACATCATCTCCCGCACGTCAGTCAGCTTTCCGGTGACCGCCGCCGCGGCCGCCATGGCCGGGCTCACCAGATGGGTGCGGCCCTTGTAGCCCTGCCGCCCCTCGAAGTTACGGTTCGAGGTGGAAGCACAGCGCTCGCCCTCGGCCAGTTGGTCGGGGTTCATCGCGAGGCACATCGAGCAGCCCGCAAGGCGCCACTCAAACCCGGCCTCCTTGAAGATTTCCGCCAGCCCCTCTTCCTCGGCCTGTGCGCGCACAAGGCCCGAGCCGGGCACGATCATGGCACGCATCCCGTCCTTGATCTTCTTGCCCTTGAGGATGGCAGCTGCTGCCCGCAGGTCTTCGATCCGCCCGTTGGTGCAGGAGCCGATGAAAACGGTGTCGATCTCGATATCGCTCAGCTTCTGGCCGGGCGTGAGGCCCATGTATTCGATCGAGCGCTTTGCTGCCTCGACCTTGCCGCCAGAAAAGCTGGACGGGTCTGGCACGACCTCTGTGATTGGCAGAACGTCTTCGGGCGAGGTACCCCATGTGACGACCGGGG from Oceanicola sp. D3 includes the following:
- the leuD gene encoding 3-isopropylmalate dehydratase small subunit codes for the protein MEKFDKLTGIAAPMPLVNIDTDMIIPKVFLKTIKRSGLGVNLFDEMRYDRQGNEIEDFVLNKPAYRDAKIIVAGDNFGCGSSREHAPWALADFGIRCVISTSFADIFYNNCFKNGILPIVLPQEDVDKLMDDAERGANAVVTVDLEKQEITGPDGGTVTFELDAFKKHCLLNGLDDIGLTLEKAASIESFEEKAAQARPWV